A single Fundulus heteroclitus isolate FHET01 chromosome 4, MU-UCD_Fhet_4.1, whole genome shotgun sequence DNA region contains:
- the heatr3 gene encoding LOW QUALITY PROTEIN: HEAT repeat-containing protein 3 (The sequence of the model RefSeq protein was modified relative to this genomic sequence to represent the inferred CDS: deleted 1 base in 1 codon): MGKSKTTKFKRPQFNSVGLPVSAVKEADEPEGELDEESCPAAELLEKLQSPSADVREFACASISRVVQQRQTIPGFLQRDAVRRLGPMLLDGCLAVRETAAGALRNLSACGGQEVCEDMVKHDVMTPLTALLRECCAGFDTTAVAMKNQRNPVEDVANEAVNLLWNLCESSSQAVFLFNKSGVLDAVVQCLERHPHNVDLAVSAAHCLHTVTEDNPELLRSMNTAVLGALEKVLLSSQPDMAHTLLRTLAAGTLWNIKTSLPVARQAQTLSVVVATLSQCLDLDPGVLIPELRRAEEARHRSTPPLKEADRQAALEPAEEEMDDEEEAPSKKKNGKTLKVDGDFSDLLPRGMEELREATALLTAQQTSLEIIVNMCCSDDPSDDEWEEESSSDESDVGPDGLCDGASILMSPLCLSAEVQGALINHSLPEKVLKKTAFPRQEATNVCHENPSWRGLMKRMQRVQSRALTCLHSILSTMDAESLGGEAALQGAAQHLSSLVFGAEEIPKDEEFLEAVISAMRSLLQIIASKNISQCMTPQQLMSLSEAATCCEVVSVRVNAVAILGITGSTLAKEKGTAKTLQMIGNALLQVATRDSDLVVNGEALDALLDVFADGEEAEMAAKDINLLPALKTLQPVFKAKIRKEGRGKYSPQQLCVLDNIKVNLRRFIGYLEKVVKK, from the exons ATGGGTAAAAGCAAAACCACGAAGTTTAAGCGGCCGCAGTTCAACTCCGTGGGCCTGCCGGTGAGTGCTGTGAAGGAAGCGGAC GAGCCTGAGGGAGAGCTCGACGAGGAAAGCTGTCCGGCCGCGGAGCTGCTGGAAAAA ttGCAGAGTCCCAGTGCAGACGTTCGAGAGTTTGCATGCGCCAGCATTTCTCGGGTGGTGCAGCAGAGACAGACaatccccgggttcctccaGAGGGACGCTGTCAGGCGGCTGGGCCCCATGCTGCTGGACGGCTGCTTGGCCGTCAGAGAGACCGCCGCTGGGGCGCTCAG AAATCTGAGTGCATGCGGAGGTCAGGAGGTGTGCGAGGACATGGTGAAGCACGACGTCATGACGCCCCTGACAGCACTGCTCCGAGAG TGTTGTGCCGGTTTCGACACTACTGCGGTGGCAATGAAGAACCAGAGGAATCCCGTGGAGGACGTGGCCAATGAGGCCGTGAACCTGCTGTGGAATCTATG CGAGAGCAGCAGCCAGGCAGTGTTTTTGTTCAACAAGTCCGGCGTCTTGGATGCGGTTGTCCAGTGCTTGGAGAGACACCCTCATAACGTGGACCTGGCCGTGTCAGCTG CTCACTGTTTGCACACTGTGACCGAGGACAACCCCGAGCTGCTACGTAGCATGAACACCGCTGTGCTCGGAGCCCTGGAAAAAGTGCTGCTGTCATCCCAGCCAGACATGGCGCACACCCTCCTCAGGACTTTAGCCGCAG GTACGCTGTGGAACATCAAGACCAGCCTCCCCGTTGCTCGACAAGCCCAGACCCTCAGCGTCGTCGTGGCCACCCTGTCACAGTGCCTGGATCTGGACCCAGGGGTGTTGATCCCTGAACTCAGACGAGCAGAAGAGGCTCGCCACAGAAGCACGCCTCCTCTGAAGGAGGCAGACCGACAGGCAGCGCTGGAGCCCGCCGAGGAGGAGATGGACGACGAGGAGGAAGCACCCAGCAAGAAGAAGAACGGCAAAACTTTGAAGGTCGACGGCGACTTCTCCGACCTGCTGCCT AGGGGCATGGAGGAGCTGAGGGAGGCAACGGCCTTGCTGACAGCCCAGCAAACGTCCCTGGAGATCATTGTCAACATGTGCTGCTCTGACG ACCCTTCCGATGACGAGTGGGAGGAGGAATCGAGCAGCGACGAAAGCGACGTGGGCCCTGACGGCCTCTGTGACGGCGCGTCCATTCTGATGTCTCCGCTGTGCTTGTCAGCTGAGGTTCAGGGCGCCTTGATCAACCACAGCTTACCAGAAAAG GTCCTGAAAAAGACAGCCTTCCCCAGACAGGAAGCCACTAACGTGTGCCATGAAAATCCATCCTGGAGAGGTCTGATGAAGAG GATGCAGCGAGTTCAGTCCCGGGCGCTGACCTGCCTCCACAGCATCCTCTCCACCATGGACGCCGAGTCGCTGGGCGGCGAGGCAGCCCTGCAGGGAGCAGCGCAGCACCTGTCCTCGCTGGTCTTTGGCGCTGAAG AAATCCCCAAAGATGAGGAGTTCCTTGAGGCGGTCATCAGCgccatgcgttctctcctgCAGATAATTGCCTCCAAGAACATAAGCCAG tgCATGACGCCCCAGCAGCTGATGAGCCTGAGCGAGGCAGCCACCTGCTGTGAGGTTGTCAGCGTGAGGGTTAACGCCGTCGCCATTCTGGGCATCACTGGAAGCACATTGGCCAAAGAAAAGGGCACGGCAAAAACCCTTCAG ATGATCGGGAACGCCTTGCTTCAAGTGGCCACCAGGGACTCGGACCTGGTTGTGAACGGAGAAGCCCTCGACGCTTTGTTGGACGTTTTTGCCGACGGAGAGGAGGCAGAAATGGCTGCTAAAGACATCAATCTACTGCCTGCACTGAAGACACTTCAGCCGGTCTTCAAGGCCAAG ATCCGTAAAGAAGGACGAGGTAAATACAGCCCTCAGCAGCTGTGCGTGTTGGACAACATCAAAGTCAACCTGAGAAGATTTATCGGTTATCTGGAAAAGGTGGTGAAGAAATGA